tagACTTTTCCTTAGGACCCAAAAGAACCATATCAACTTTATGTTGACAGCAAACACTTTCACCTTTCAGGATGTTTCTGTTGCATCTGCTCAGGCATTAAACACTTTAGAAAATACACAGAGAAATCAACATACACCTCAAATAACCATCACAGTCAtgatgtaaacataaaaaaatattttaatgtcaaataaatatcatCCAAAAATATGCATCTCATTGTGAGACATATAATAAACGCATCTGCTTTTCAATGACACATTGGTAACATATCATATGAATGAGTGGTTTTCCTGACAAAGAGTAAGAATAAAATTCCTAGCGTACTTAATAAAGTGAAAAATCTACTCAAAAGTCTTTATTAGGGAAACCACCCTTCTTTCCAGGAACAGGGCTGTTATGAACGCGGCAGTACTGGCATCTCACCGCAAAGTGGCGGTATTACGAAATCAATACATGTTATTAATAATGGATATATTATTTCGTAAAGCTGCTGTTTCccttttcatgaaaaaaacatggacaatcctttaacagatcAATAATGGtcaataaataatcaataaatagaACAGCAGGAGCAGCGGAGCGTGTGAGCCTCTTCTCTGCTGTGGGTTGGTGAGGTAGTGTTATACACACAGTCTCTTCACTCTTTCATCTCTACGCTTGACTGGCATAGatctagaaaaagaaaagtaggTCGTTAACACAGGGCTTCTTATCTCTTTTCATGCCTgcagaggatttttttttcattacaatgAACAGTTGAAGAAAAGCACCACTTGGACATGTTTTGAATTTCTCCACAAAATCAcataaatagtaatagtaataactCTTACGTGATTCttagtaaacaaaaataatttaaaagttaaatttaaaatttaatttaaaaatgataaaaaaaggaaatgtaacacacacacatattatacatacatatatatatatactgtatattacacacacacacacacacacacttgtgaaGGACATTCGGAATTGTTTTGAACTAACCATTTGCAGAAGAGTTTGAAAATTCTGCACAAATATTCGGCTGTCAGTCTTCTTGTACGAGTCACATGATTTGCACTGAGCTCTCTGAAACAGAACGTTGCACAAGTCAGAACTGTATGCAGCAACATTACTAcaatttatacaaaatacatttgcagcatttatttttggtcGCTTTGTGTTTCTCACCTGTATCTCTTTAGGTTTGCAACTGGACACACTGTTCACCTGTTAAAGTgaagaacaaatgaatgaatgaatgagcatttctcatttcttaGATTTGAAATCATGCATGCATTGACATGCAGTTCTCTCCGACCATGAAcgttataaacacacactcacaatgaCTGATTTGCGAAGCTCGTTCGAGATGATCTTCTGTAAACGCTTTAGTTTAGCATCAGCGACTGACAGGTGAAGCACTTGGGACCGAAAACATTCCAGAGCAGATGCGACACAGCAGTCCTGTGTAAAGAaacaaagcatattaaaataagactCTGCAATTAagataatgttatttttgaatgttcttTGAACATTAGAGTTTCTTAAAAACCTTTATGCGAACACTGCATTTTAGCAAAAATTTTGGCTTATATCATTTagcaaagatttttaaatatatcaaacaaCATGATATGAACTTTTAATATGAAACAATTTAACTTTGAACAAACATTCACTGGAGCAATGCTCGGTCATAACTTTGCCAGAACATTTTGAGAACGTTCCCTTATAGCTATTCATGCTTTCATgagttttgtagtttttttgtgcaaaccCTGCATGAAAGGCTCTCGGTTCCCCAGCCACGAGCTttttctcttcctgtctgtTATTGTATGCAGAAATCTATACATCTCAATTTCCCTTGTGCTCAAGCAGTTTTCACAGAAACTATGAGGAAACTCTTTCTTtccacacagaaaaacacaaaccgTTTTCCGTACGTAAGATGAATGTACAGAAACTAACTTTTTCTGCCACTGAGCCATTTTTGGTTTACACTTtcttttaaggtgtctttgttacgttgttattatatatttaagtactaCGTGTACCTACTATATAGTTAGGATTAAGGTTAGATTTAGTATAAcgtgcatgtaattatgcataatttcttGTTATTACAATAGTAAGCACATGTAACGTGCAACAAATAAAGTATTACCCAGCTATGCAATGTTTGTAATAacaatatgaaaaagaaaactgcaaCTTTGAAATAGGCCAAATCTTTTTAGCAGCTCTACTCTCACTCCCCGTTCTACTGTTGTCATATTACTCATCATATTTCTCCTAAATGAAGCATACTTTCTCCTGACTGAATTGcacaaaatgacttttaatctaaaaaaggGAGCAATTACAAAACGAGAGGGTGTTTGCCAAGAAAAGCATGACTAAAAATAGTTATTTCTGTACCGATTGATGGATTCAGCGAAACACAGATCATTTGTATGTAATCAacccacgttttttttttgcaaatcacGTTTGTTTGAAAATCAACCGTATTGAACTGAAACCTGTTCTGTGAAAGGTGGGCTGCATAATGACAGAAACGTGTTTATATGACAGCAGGCCGAATCACTGAGTCATGCAGAAACCACTTTGAAGCGAATCTAATTGTGTGGTCATAATAGACATGCCGATGGCATCCAGTGGATATTgaatttaaagaagaaaaatcagTTCTTACCTTCAGATCGTTTATGGTGGGTGAGTTCAAGAGTGTGCTTTTGTCCTTTTAAAAACGGAAGaaaaagctgattaaaaaaCGGTTACGTAAAATATGCCATCTGTCGATCTTTAGAGGTCAACTTACCATTCCCTTGTTGATCTTTTCGAGTTCATTCATAACTTTGCTGAGCATGAGGATCTGTGGCGACTCCTCTGCCTTCGCTGTGATCCAACAAACCaacgcaaacacaaaacacacagacgcCTTCATGTTTAAGCTGCAGGTTTTCTTCTGTAACTTCTCTACAGCTACTTGGATTGATGTCCGTCATACTGTCGACAGGTGCACTAACACCTTATATAAGAATTCCTGAGGACGCcggaaaaaaagtttctttgtgGAGATTGGAACACTTCAATTTGTACAATGActaattagtttttcttttccacTGGCCACTCGTCACAACAGTCAGTTGACGAAGATGTAATCGAGAGGCGCGTGCGCGGGGGTGTACggatgctgtgtgtgtttctgtgtgtgtgtgtgtatgtgtgtgtgtgtgtgaacctgaACCAGACTTTCTGCACACTTGGCAGGAAACTACAAAACGCTGTCAGTTCCTCTTCTCATTCTGAATCAGCACCagaaacatgtgtgtgtgtgacttagGTGCGGCATCATCAGGCAAGTGGATATGAAAAGGTGCTTTTTTCTTTGTGGCTTCCCACACAAACCATATTGATTATAGACAAAAACAGGAAGTTTAATGTACTTTTCTTCATGTGAGATAAGAATAGATCGACCTGGAAATGAAATATTTGCACCCTAAACCTGCAGGGCATTTAATGACATCAGATATAGGGTCCTTGGAAAGAGTGCACCTGCGTGTTACCTGCTTAActgtttattgaaaataaaccattcaaaattataataaccttgaaacaaaatattaaaactttaattttagtttgatgccaagacatattttttattttgataggtttttaactaaaactacgACTGAGAAATACCATTGAACTatatagatgaaaaaaaaactattacaaaacCACTAAAACGGTTTTAAATGACATCAAAAAACTtgttcaataaatgaataaaactacaaaaacgtggagcaaaaatagtcaaacttgaactaaactgaaaatggaaaccaaaaacaaaaataaaaacgttgACAATTTTAATAGAAACTGCAATAGTATCTCGTGATATTAAAAAACACTGCTTGTGGCTTCAGTTCCACAGTGTCACGAAACGCATGTATAAAGACCCGAATGCTCAGCACGACAGAACAGGAAATGAAATCACTTTGGGCATGAGATCGAGCCCCGTCGTCGGTTAATTGTAGGCCATGCTGAACAGGAAGTGGTGGGAAGAGGTTGGCGGCTGTCATAGCCTTGTGGGGAAGGCCCTAGTGACCCCCGGACAGGACGGGTTCATGCTGGGGATTCCTCCCTTCACCAAGATCATGGAAGACAATTGTGCTTTAGGTGAAAATTTCATGATTCAAAACTTTCCTCTGCCAGTCATATCTAGATCTGAATGATTTTCCTCAACCTGGAAAGCAAAATGCGTGCGAGTGTATGGGTGGGGGTCTAGAGGTGAAACTGATATCATGACATTACGTCATCATCTTCCAATTAATGAAAACACTTCTGTGACTGATGATGAAAatccatctaaaaaaaaaaaaaaacatcatgtgtTATTGGGCCAGGTGGAATATACAGAAACTCAATCAATTTAAGCCTGACAAATGAAGTCATAGTGAACTTTTATGGCTCATATAGTATAATATGATgtatgggaaaaaaacagctgCATTTTATTAAGAGTCTCAAAcggaacaaaaatattaaatttggGGCAGAAGCTGATAGTTATATGTACAAAAAGTATGACATTCTGATTGTAAATCAGTGAGATATTTCTAACAGTATACCAGGTATTGATATAAACATCAGCCGTTGtcttaataatatgcataataataataatatgcatataatatgcatttacttAAATAGCGTTTTTTAAATGCCTAGTTTGATCACCAGCTCTGATTTAACCCTCCCCAGGAGCCATagactgtgtttttgtgtccaCTAGTTTTTCTTTGCTGTCAGCTTGCCCTGTCAACTCGTAAAAAAGGAGCTGAGGTTTCCCTTGTGGACGATCTCTTTTTGTCATAGAAATCATCGGTTCCTTGGCACGCAGATTTTTCTAAAAGATGATTTTAGATAATCAAGCAAAGCTAAGCTTCGTCTGTCCTGTAAGCGTTCATCTTGAACTTATTCTTATGTTTACTTTACAGTCAGTAAAGATTTCACTGCAAAATCCATGTGAAGCTCAAGCTGAAGGTTGACATCCACATAATTATAGTAAAAGAAGGCAtatagtagattttttttacatcatgcTGTTAATCATTTAGAGGCTTTACTTGTGTGCTGAAAACAATCCAGTAGGCTTTATAGGATTAGACATGCCAGTGAATGTTTTTGCCAGCTGAAAGCATAATCAAATtagctgaaatattttattaaaaaccttGAAAAGGCAGTAGATATGTAGAATTTTATGAATGACTGACTTTCCAATTTTGTGGAAATTTGCTGAACTTTTTCTGTAGGTTCTGTGTGCAGGcctgaaaaaaaactttaatcaaccctatttaaagtgcccctattatgagtaatgaaaagttcatattttggttttgagagtcCTCAGTAGCAGGCTGACATGcgtgcaaggtcaaaaaacacattatttaggCCCCATTTACACTAGtgcgtttttgttttaaaacacttaacTTTTGCTAAGGTTACGTCTATCGTTTACACTACTCGCAAACTGAGACTTTTGAAAATGCTGCAGTTAATAGTTTTATAACGTGTCAAAAGGGAAAGACTTAAAAACCATGTCATGGCTGCCCACGTTTTCTCTGCGTATCCTTGACGACTGTGTAAACAATAGCATCACGCTCGTTGTTGTATCCATTGATATGTGTTGGTAGATTCCCCATTCCATTTAAATAATAGGGCCTATAGCTACTTATCTATGGTTGCACGTGCATGAGTGCCCGTGTGACACGCGTTTTAGGTTGTGTAGCTTAAACGGAGAGCGTTTCCAGTGTAAACAAGGATCGTTTTCATTCTGAAACGCTGTTTtagaatgaatttttttttattatttactaatcGACTCTGATTGGTCTCACTTTCATTGCATCATGCCTGCGATGGCTGATAAATTAGTGTTTTACTGCCTTGTGTACAGCATTACAGCTATTTTTATCGCTCCAGAAGCGGCGCCTAGAGGCAAAgaaagaattagcattttcatttaggcAAACATGAAAAGACCAAAACAGGTGGgtggcaatatgctaatatttcatgtcaacggcttgggattcgttttaaaacgactcatttcaatgattcagagtcggcTTTCTTTTGAgggacaataactttataca
The genomic region above belongs to Puntigrus tetrazona isolate hp1 chromosome 14, ASM1883169v1, whole genome shotgun sequence and contains:
- the il21 gene encoding interleukin-21, which codes for MKASVCFVFALVCWITAKAEESPQILMLSKVMNELEKINKGMDKSTLLNSPTINDLKDCCVASALECFRSQVLHLSVADAKLKRLQKIISNELRKSVIVNSVSSCKPKEIQRAQCKSCDSYKKTDSRIFVQNFQTLLQMIYASQA